The genomic DNA ACATCGTGCTGAGCACAGTCTTTTTTGGGTCTAATGACGCGGTGCATGACGGCTCTCAAAAGGTTGAACTTCCTGAATTCATTCAGATCAACATTGATCTGGTTCGCTTGCTTAAAAGCAAGGGAATAAAGCCTATCCTCATTGGCCCTGCACTCCATGATGCTGATAAGTGGAAATCTCTTAGGCCCGAAGAAGTTGCCAAAGGTGTTGTGCGCTCCAATGAGAACAACAAGCGGTACTCAGACGCTCTCCAGGAGGTTGCTCGAACCGAAAATGTTGCATTCGTTAACCTGATTGaaacattttcaaatcaaGGGGGCTCTGACTGGCGCTCTTTATTGAATGACGgtcttcatttttcagGGAAGGGCTACGAGGTTTTTTATaatgaacttttgaagaccaTCCGGGTTGCGTACCCTGAGTGGGCACCCGAAAACGTTACCTACAAGTACCCCAACTGGCGAGACGTCGAGCCCGATGGATCTAATATTTAATAAATAAGAAATACATGGCTTTGATCTGCAGTTGTCCTAGAGAACTGTATCAGAACTAATAATGCCTGTCGAAAAAGTAGAGCTTAGCTACGTAAAGAGTAGCGACCGGTTTTGTTTCCAAATACCTGTCTCTCTTAACTTCGCTCTCGTTGAGGTATCTCCGTATGCAAGAGAATAGGCGCCGTTGGAAAATGGGAAACTCTTTTCATCAGCCTGAGAAACTTTTAGCCTGAAGTCAAGTTCAAGGCATAGCAGCTGTATCAGGTCTGGAGCCCAGACAGACTGCTCTTGTGTGTAAAAAGTGCCTTTGTTagtgtttttgtttctaGCACACATTTAAAAAATTTGGTTCATCTAGCCGTAAGCTCTTTACTGAATAATCTTGAAGGATTCAGAGCTCCAGATCACCTTACTTCACCCAAGCTCTTTAATACAGCTAACTGCTAGATATGGAGGATCCAAGCCGAACGGACAACAGCCCAACTGCTGCCctcaatcttgaaaagattcGATCTGATTCAGATGGATCGATGTCGGGCATGGTTACGGGTCTTTTCAATCAAGTTGCTCAGGGAAATCCATACTTTGCAGCCGGCGGCGGGCTCATGATCCTCGGGTCTGGTCTAGCGCTCGCAAGATCTGGTATTATAAGGCTTAGTGGGCTTCTCTACCGGCAATTGCTGGTTGACTTGGAAATTCCATCAAAAGACAAGTCTTATCTCTGGTTCCTCGAATGGATGGCCAAGCACCCACACCGCTCTTCTAGGCACTTATCCGTGGAAACTAACTTTATACAACACGATAATGGAGCAGTTACTACTAAGTTTTCTCTTGTTCCCGGTCCAGGCAACCATTTAATCAAGTATAAAGGTGCCTTCATGCTCATCAAGCGTGAGAGATCAGGAAAAATGATTGATATGACTAATGGTGCCCCTTTCGAAACAGTAACTCTTACTACACTTTACAGAGACAGATTGCTCTTCAGAGATCTGCTGAGTGACGCTAAAAACCTAGCCGTAAAGTCCAAGGATGGGAAAACCGTGGTTTTCACATCATGGGGGCCTGAATGGAGACCATTTGGACAACCTAAAGCCAAGAGATTGCTCCCTTCAGTTATATTGGACCAGGGCATTAAACAAAGCATTTTAAAAGATGTTAAAGAATTCTTAAACAATGGTAAATGGTATTTCGAACGTGGAATTCCTTACAGAAGAGGGTACCTCTTGTATGGCCCACCTGGAAGTGGCAAAACTAGTTTCATACAGGCTCTTGCTGGCGAACTTGATTATAACATCTGCATCATGAATCTGTCCGAAGCCAACCTCACAGATGATCGTCTGAACCACTTGATGAACAACATTCCAGAGAGAAGCATCTTGTTGCTCGAAGATATTGACGCTGCGTTTAATAAGAGAGCACAATCATCTGAAAAGGGATTCCAGTCCGGCGTCACTTTTAGTGGTTTGCTTAATGCCTTAGATGGAGTGGCATCGTCCGAAGAAACAATCACGTTTATGACCACCAATCATCCTGAGGTTTTGGATCCTGCCATAATGAGACCTGGCAGAATTGATTACAAAGTTTTTATCGGAAACGCCACCCCCTACCAGCTGGGCcaaatgtttttgaagttctaCCCTGGCGAAGAGAAACTTTGCAAAGAGTTTGTTGACAGGGCCTCCGCTCTTAATGTACCCATCAGTACTGCCCAGCTCCAGGGTCTGTTTGTATTTAACAAAGACGCTCCAGAGTCCGCCCTCGCAATGgttgaaactttgaagcacCCAAACCATGTGTTTTAACTAGGCTAATGTAATAATATCTCCAACTCCTGTAAATATTTTAactcttttcttctatATCTTGCATCCAAGTTTCCTTCGCTGCTTCAATATGCCTGGGCTCTATCACGTTTAGGCCCTCGCTTCTTGCATAAACTTTAGCCTGCTCCATTATGTTTCTAATGACCTTTTGGTAAACACACCCTagcaaaagcttttctgtCGGGTTaggctcttcatcaagctcaaagtGTTTGGCAAGCTCTTTAGCAACATGATCGCCGATCTTTTTCGCGCTCATCTATGTCAACATTATGTTTACTGAAACATCTATAATCGCATCGCGAACATCTTGGtgtcatttttcaagaaaagatcaaaagctagaaacaaaaagaatgGATCTCGAGAACCTCTAGAAATAAGTCACTCATAGGATTACTGGACTGACCACAGAGGCTTTGAAACGCTAGTATGAGACCATAGCTAATGTTCGCAACTCTGAGTATACCAAAATTATCTCAcaatttctttgttttAGCGTCCAACTCTTGACTGTGGTTGGAGAGAAGCTCCCTGGACATGCTAGAGAAACACTTCTGATGACGCCGTGTACTGAATTTAAGTGCGCTTcctcagctttttcaattttttttttgctgtgCTGCAGGTCGTGTTTCGTTGTCAGACGCAGTGTCAGATGTACTGTGACGTTAGGGATGCAATTTTATACTTTTATAACACACAGGGAGTAATCTAGATAAATCTGACTATCTGCTTGTCAGATTGAAGGTCGTTATTCTTACGGCTTTCCATCAAACGCGGTACTCAAAATGTTCAGCGTCAAGGCCTCAGGATCTCCCAAGATCACTGCCGGCAAAAGTTGTAGAGAACGAACCATTGAAGACTCTTTGAGAGACCTCGAGATATTCCTGAGAGCCCgcaaagcaagaaaagaCACTGCCGATGAAAACACCGTCCAGACATTAAGTGGTAGTAGTGACAGTGGTTATAGCGCGCTCCTGAGTGAACCTGCAAGTTTCCAGAGCACTTTTACCGACAATTCCCTAATTCAAAGTGCGGGCACAGATATTAATAACGAGTCAAAAGGGCAGTTTTCTCCAAGTGATGTGGCCCTCACTAACAAGATTCCAACCTTCAAAATCCCGAATCTGTCGCGGTTCTTCGTGATAAAGTCGTGTAGATCTGAGCATATCCAAATTTCAACCAAAAACGGTGTCTGGTCATCAACAGAGTTAGGAAATCGTCGTCTCTCGCAAGCTTATTGCCAGCGGGAGCCCGGCTCCCGCATCTTTCTCCTTTTTTCCGTGAATGGGTCAGGCTGCTTCTGTGGGCTCGCAGAGATGACGAGCAATCTCAGAGACGCAAAAGCCAACTTTTGGATGGATAAGAAGAGGTTTCAGAAAGTTTTTTCTGTGCGGTGGCTGATTGTACGCAATGTACCCAACAGACAAGTTCGCCATTACTTAAACCCGATGAATGATATGAAATCTGTCACACAATCGAGGGATACCCAGGAGTTACCATTGGAGGTTGGGCGCTCGATTGTTAAGATATTTGGAGAGCTGCCAGAACCGCTGTCACTTTAAACCTAAACGACGCATCCAGTGTCATATTTCACGTCCCCTTCAATTTCGGTCGTTCACTAATCAAAAAACCAATAGCGATGGATTCACAACTCCTACGACAACAATCCGATTCAATTGTGATGCTATGCTGAGGAAATCTGTCTCTAGACCTGCCAGCCGCGGCTTTTCCgtgttgaaaagcttgaaaaccACCGAAAGCCCTAAGTCGACTCAAAATGCTAAGCCTAACGATCGCTTTAAGCCCCTGTCCGATGCCCAAGTCGCCTACCTGGACCGTGTAGTAAGAGTTGATCAGGCTGGAGAGCTTGGAGCAAACTACATCTATGCCGGGCAGTACTTTGTTCTTGCAAGCAAGTACCCTCACTTGAAACCCGTTCTGCACCACATGTGGGAGCAGGAAATCCACCACCACAATACCTTCAACGAGATGCAGCTGAAGCGCCGGGTGAGGCCCAGCTTGATTACGCCACTCTGGAAGCTCGGTGCGTTTATTATGGGGTCAGGAACGGCCCTGATATCCCCAGAGGCCGCGATGGCGTGTACAGAAGCCGTTGAGACTGTTATCGGCGGGCACTACAACGACCAGCTGCGGTGCCTCAACAACCAGTACGAGCTAGAGAGAAACGACGGCACAAAGGGCCACAGCCAGGAGCTAAGCAGCCTAATAGCCACTATCAAGCAGTTCCGGGACGACGAGCTGGAGCACCTGGATACCGCCATTGAATACGACTCCCACAAGGCTGTGCCTTACATTCTCCTTACGGAGGGAATTAAAAACGTATGCAGAGTAGCTATATGGACTGCGGAAAGAGTCTGAAAGAGATATTACAAAGTTTACCAGAACATACTGAAATAACGACACTGGTAGAGAAAATGCGCGCACGCTTGCGCCCTACCTACGCAAATAACATCAATAGAGAATCCTCAACCCACaagcaacaagcttttttgcGCGGCCCGAGGGTCGCGCTCATGGGGCGTCAGGGTGTCCCGGGGGCCGCGCCTACACTAGCCCGTCGTAGAGGTTCAGCGCGCTCACGATGGAGGGGTCCACCTTGGACGCCTCGCGGAACTCCTCCAGCGAAATCTCCCCGTCCTCATTCTTGTCCATCAGCTGAAATATCTTCTTGACCCGCAGCTCCGGCGTGGCCTCGTTGTCCTCAAGCTTCACCATCGAGCCTATCATCTTGTATATGCTGGAAACGATGGTCAGCATCTCATCGTATGTTATCGACCCATTGCGGTTCAGGTCGTACAGCTGGAACGCCCACACCAGCTTCTCCTCCAGCGTGCCCCGCGACGTTGTGCTCAGTGCCGTGATgaactctttgaagttgatCGTCCCGTTTTCGTCCTGGTCGAACACGTTGAATACATGGCTGGCGAACTCCTCCGGCGCTCCGAACGGGAAGAATTGCTTGTATATCTTTGTGAACTCCTCTTTTGTCAATGCGCCGGAAGGACAGTCTCTTAGAAAACCCTTGTGCCACTGCTGGATCTCCCTGCGGTCAAAATACGTTGATTGTCTCAGGCTTGTCAGGTCATCCTTGGAAAGTTTAGATGTCTTGGCACCCATAGCTTATAATAGTAGTCCGTTACACTTGTTTTCCCTTGCCGATTTGCGAGATCCCAAGATGTTTTATAGGAATGCGCTATTGTATAGTATTCAGCCTCCCAGGGCTTGGTTCATAGGTCACATGGCCAATCTACGTCGGCTAAGCTGCTAAAGGAACTCGCCCAGGGGTCTTTCCTCCGCCTGCGGGCGCTTCTGAGCGCCACGCGGGGGCGCGGGTACCAATTCTGCCGGCGAATTCCGCCGGAGAAATTCGCCGCCTCGTCCCCGTGGTCCGTGGCCACGTGACCGAGGTCTCGTGATCGAAGACTTGTAATTCTCATCGAGGCGTAGGGCATGCTATTTGAGGTGTCAGTACCAGGAAACTATTCAGTATTATACAATTTACCGAATTTCAAATCGTCTGATTTTAATACTAGTTGTTTTAGgtccttttcttcaggtTTGATGGAAAAGCTATAGGGTTTGAGCATATCTTTCACCTCCACTTCCCCTTCGTTTATAATAATGTAGTGCCTGTTGTAGTATCTCACAAAATCGTAGGGAAATATTTCTTTGTAAATTTCATTTTTATGGCTTAGTTTTACAACCTTAACTTTAGGCAAGCTTAGTTTTAGGTCCTTCTTTATTCTTGAATTGATTGAGATGATTAGCATTTTATTGTTGGTTTGTAGACTTCCTTTATTATTGTAGTTCAGTATCTAGTCAACGCCGTAAAATGATCTCGCTGTTAATCCATGCAGTGTCATAAGCAACTCATCaatgttttccttctcCAAAGGGCACCTCAAAACGATAGATAATCCAATTGCATGAAGATTAAGTCTGCTACCATTATAAACTAAGAACTCCTCTGTGTGGACTCGAGAGTAGTCCATATAGGCATGTTTCGTCAAGTAATCAAAATCTTCTACTTTGACTTGTTCAATAACTTTTGTCAGcatttcaagctcctgaCCCGCAGCTGctattttttgaagatcgaACTCTcttgaaataaaaaattCTTAGCATTTGGACACAAAATAAGGGCGTTCAAACATTCTGTCGAGGATGTTACAAGACGACGTGAGCCTTCTTCGAACTCTCGGTAAAACTTCAGAGTCTGATACACCTGTGATGATCGAAAACACTTTTATAAATTTTTGGCTCCTGCGAACGCGAGggttttgatttttgatctctagcttttcaagcaaaaataTGTACGAAATGGTGGGGGCTGGAGGTGGTTGATGACTCTATTCCGTTTCgctttttgcttcttcacGGATACATATTGCGCTGCGAAGTTCCGCTGAGGAAACTGACACCCTCCGCTCCGCGACAGGGAGGCCCCGTGACTTCGAGTTTTGGCCCaagagcacgtgatactGAGTCACGGGATTTCAATGCAATGTCAGGGAATTGAAGAGAGAACGGTGACGATGACAAGGAGGCGCAACGCGGCCCATCGGGGCGCAGATCGAGGCGTCTGCGCCAGGCGGGAACAGCACTCTAGCAAGTATGCGCTTTTTAGCTCCGCGCTAGCCTTTTCTCAGGGGATGCTGATTTTCCCTAAGACTTTGCTCGCGCAGCTGGACAGCAAAAGAGTTGCTGTCGTGTGGACAGTAGGAAAGTGGTATTTCGAGGTGCCAGGTACCACAGTCAAGACTTGCTTCGGGCGCCCCGCGTGCCCCCGTTGCCGCGGCGGGCCAAACACCGAATCACGAGGCACGAACATGGCTAAGGTCAGATCTCCTGAAGATGGACTTAACCTTTAATTGGATGTTGGAATAGAGTATTGCGGACAAGCAGCGAAGCGCAATGTTCAAGGACTTCTCAGGCTCCGAGGCGCCGGTTTACGAGCCCGCAGACTCAATATCCAAGCCAATTGATGATGGCGGCCTAGAGGACGGCGGTTCGACGCAGGATAACGGCAAGGCCCTTCTGTACCCTGACGCAGGCAGCCTCTTTCCTTTCAAGACCTCTGAAAGGTTGCTGGACGAGATCAAGGCCGAACTTGCGTACAGAAACTCCAACGGGCATGATATACTGTACTCGGCGCTACATAGTGGCGTTCTGAAGCTCCCCGTCCTGGAGTATTCGCGAAAGCCAGTTCCTGACCCGTTCAGCATCGGGCACTTGCTGGACCAGGTCGTCCTCAAAACGCGCTACGAATATGAGTCGCGTACATGCCCCGGCCTCAACAAGGTCAGCGTCTTCATGGGCGTGCTAGTCAGCCCCTCCATCGTGCCTCGGGAACCCGAAGACCTGGCGGCCGCCCCCATCTATCATTTGAAGCTTACTGTCAAGACCAGGATGCATTTGGAACACACGCGAAAGCAGGCTGGGGTCTGCCAATACCACATGCTCTCTGAGCTTCATCCTTCCGACAAACAAGACCTATTTCTTGCTGAGGAGTCGGACCCTAGTCTTTTAGACTCCGCCATGTATGTCTCCAGTGACACTAACAAGCTGGTCTGCATAGAAATATTTAAGCCCGAGTTCTCACACGAAGATCTCGCGACTTTCAGCCCTGATAGTATCCGGCGCAGGTTCGCTGAGGCTTGCGGAAAGTTTCCAGACCTCGATCCAGAAAAGGTGCCGTCGCAAGCCGAGTGTTTCAGCACTTTGctcaaaatattcaaagGGCCGTTGAACAGGCGTAGTCCGGACGACGTGCTGAAAACCATATCTGCAGATAACAAGTTTCTGAACTCGCAAATAGAACCCGCTTGGTTAACGGAGAGGTTCCAATTCCAGCTGTGTGAAACGCAAGCCTCAGAAGAACCTGAAACTGCCCTCGAGTACCAGCCCCCAGACCTGACAGACTATGTCAACAACCTGTCCGTCAGGAAGCTTAGAGAAGAGTACACCCGGAAGTGCTTGGAGTTGGTGTTTTTGGGCAAAATGGCCGTCGCCTTGATGTCGAAAGATGACGTAGCCCAGGATTCCCGGGCCAGATCGTTTCATCTATACCAGATAAGTTACTCTCCATCATTTTTCTTCCACTTATTGGGCGAAACCCGCGGTGTTATGGACTATGGTACCCAAGAAATCGATAAAAACTACCACTTCATCAACCTGTCGGCTTGCCACTACTACTCTGATAAAGACATAATTAAAAACTACGAGACGCAAGCTCGTTTGGACCCTGAAAACATTGGAATTTATTTTGACGCATTGAACTTCATTGCAAACTTCAAGGGTAGCTATCAACTCATAACTTACTGCCGGAAGCAAGACGTTGTTGGTAAGGAAGCCTTAGATTCTGCACTGTCTCTATTTGGGATTGATGCATCTGATACAGATCTGTCGACAGTGCCTGATGATCTCTTATTAGGAATCTACAGAAAAGAAAGCAGTCAGGCGTCTCAACAGAAGCGCTCGAgtctcaaaaactctctAAGGTTAATTGCgaaggccaaaaagagcCAAATATTGCAATTTTACACCGCTTACGAACCTTATGATAATACTTACCAGGCATATTCCTTGTTGGAAGTCAACGAATCCGTAGATGTCGACATTATCCAAACAGCATACACGGTAAAAGTTACTGACTCACCCGGACTAAAGATCGACTGTGACAGGGCAATCTACACTATAGCAGTATCGAGGAGGAGCATGCCTttgttcaattttttgGCGGAACAGTGTCCGGCATTTAATGAGTTTTACTCAGCAGACAAGCTTACCTACCAAGAAGCTCTAAACCTACTTCAAGTCAATGAAAATGCCTCTGACGATGTGATTTTAGAAGTGTTTCAAAGAAAGTGGCACCAAGAACCAGTTTCATCTCCTGACCAGTTtctgatttcttcaagtgcCTTAACCAAAATTGGCCAAGTTCGCAATTCTCTCCTTATCAATCGTTATTTGGAGACTGGTATCATTGACGTTTCCTGTCTTCCTGCCGGAAACTGGCCAACAGGCTTGAACAACATTGGGAATACATGTTATTTGAACTCGCTTTTACAGTACTATTTTTGTATTTCTCCCCTTCGCCAGTCAATCGTTGAGTACCAAAAGACTCTCAGCGAATTCCATCAATCTATTGGTCATTTGGAAAGCAAAAGGCGTATTGGAGGAAGAGAAGTTAGCGAAGCCGAAGTTGAGAGATCAATTCAGTTCGTTTACCAGTTAAGAGACCTTTTTACAGATATGGTTCACACTGAGAACAGATACGTGACACCTACAAAAGAACTGGCATATCTCGCTTTCGCTCCAAGTAACATCGAAgttgaatttgaaggaaCACCATCTTCCGGTAGCGTAGGGGAGGCagaggatgaggaggagGGGGCCATTAAAGAAACTACGGAAGTTATTGATCTGACATCTGTCCCAAATGCAGAGCAGGACATTGAAATGCTGGACCCTGTTCCTTCTGAATCTGAAATGATAGTCGAGCAATTCGTCGATTCACCAAAAGATGACAAGAAACAAGATGCTGCTGAGGCTATAGGAACATCTACCAGAGTAGCCAAAATAAGTTCAGATCAACTAGAGAATGCGCTTGAAATGGGTAGGCAGCAAGATGTAACAGAGTGCATTGGTAACgtgctttttcagcttgaaaGTGCATCTGAACCAACCTGCTTGGATACTGATGGGGAGCAGCAAGATCTCATTAAGCAACTCTTTTTTGGGAAACTGAGGCAAGTTTTGACCCCGCTAAATGACCCAACAAAAGTCAGAACAAAAATTGAGCGGTTTGTATCCCTGCTGGTCAACGTTGGAGATCATCCAAAAGACGTTTACGATGCCTTGGATCAATATTTCAAGAATGACGTTTTGCAACTGGAAGACGGGGACGTAAACAGAAGTGTGGCAATAAAAGAATTACCagctgttcttcaaattcaaattCAGCGTGTTTATTACGACCGCGAGCGGTTCATGCCATTCAAATCAATCGAGCCCTTACCTTTTGAGGATTCGATTTATATGGATAGATATATGGACACCGAAGATCCTGTGATGTTGAAGAAACgggaagaagctgcaacaCTGAAAAAAGAACTTGTAACgctgaaagagaagcagaGGTCTCTCCTTGACAAGAACGGAAGTGGAATGAGCTTCAAGAGTTCTCTGCTCGAAACAAAGCGCTTTTTACAATCCGACGTACTGGAGAATAACGATATCGAATCTCCAAACAAGGAGCAGTCCATCCAAACAATCGACTCAATGCTCTTGAAAATAGACGAGGAGCTTGCTAGCGTTTATCATCGAATTGCATTTCTCGAGCAGAAACTGAGCTCCCACTTCGATGACTTCAAACAGGAAGGATATTCACTTTTCGCCGTCTTTATTCATAGAGGTGAGGCCAGCTACGGCCACTATTGGATATACATCAAAGACAGTGGCAAGAACGGAATTTGGAGAAAGTATAACGACGAAAGCGTAACTGAGGCGCCTGAAAGtgaagttttcaatttttcagaaggtAATACAGCCACGCCATATTTCCTCGTGTACGT from Lachancea thermotolerans CBS 6340 chromosome F complete sequence includes the following:
- a CDS encoding KLTH0F15840p (no similarity), with translation MQCQGIEERTVTMTRRRNAAHRGADRGVCARREQHSSKYALFSSALAFSQGMLIFPKTLLAQLDSKRVAVVWTVGKWYFEVPGTTVKTCFGRPACPRCRGGPNTESRGTNMAKVRSPEDGLNL
- the FRQ1 gene encoding frequenin (highly similar to uniprot|Q06389 Saccharomyces cerevisiae YDR373W FRQ1 N-myristoylated calcium-binding protein that may have a role in intracellular signaling through its regulation of the phosphatidylinositol 4-kinase Pik1p member of the recoverin/frequenin branch of the EF-hand superfamily): MGAKTSKLSKDDLTSLRQSTYFDRREIQQWHKGFLRDCPSGALTKEEFTKIYKQFFPFGAPEEFASHVFNVFDQDENGTINFKEFITALSTTSRGTLEEKLVWAFQLYDLNRNGSITYDEMLTIVSSIYKMIGSMVKLEDNEATPELRVKKIFQLMDKNEDGEISLEEFREASKVDPSIVSALNLYDGLV
- the PHO92 gene encoding mRNA-binding phosphate metabolism regulator (weakly similar to uniprot|Q06390 Saccharomyces cerevisiae YDR374C Hypothetical ORF), which gives rise to MFSVKASGSPKITAGKSCRERTIEDSLRDLEIFLRARKARKDTADENTVQTLSGSSDSGYSALLSEPASFQSTFTDNSLIQSAGTDINNESKGQFSPSDVALTNKIPTFKIPNLSRFFVIKSCRSEHIQISTKNGVWSSTELGNRRLSQAYCQREPGSRIFLLFSVNGSGCFCGLAEMTSNLRDAKANFWMDKKRFQKVFSVRWLIVRNVPNRQVRHYLNPMNDMKSVTQSRDTQELPLEVGRSIVKIFGELPEPLSL
- the UBP2 gene encoding ubiquitin-specific protease UBP2 (similar to uniprot|Q01476 Saccharomyces cerevisiae YOR124C UBP2 Ubiquitin-specific protease that removes ubiquitin from ubiquitinated proteins cleaves at the C terminus of ubiquitin fusions capable of cleaving polyubiquitin and possesses isopeptidase activity) → MFKDFSGSEAPVYEPADSISKPIDDGGLEDGGSTQDNGKALLYPDAGSLFPFKTSERLLDEIKAELAYRNSNGHDILYSALHSGVLKLPVLEYSRKPVPDPFSIGHLLDQVVLKTRYEYESRTCPGLNKVSVFMGVLVSPSIVPREPEDLAAAPIYHLKLTVKTRMHLEHTRKQAGVCQYHMLSELHPSDKQDLFLAEESDPSLLDSAMYVSSDTNKLVCIEIFKPEFSHEDLATFSPDSIRRRFAEACGKFPDLDPEKVPSQAECFSTLLKIFKGPLNRRSPDDVLKTISADNKFLNSQIEPAWLTERFQFQLCETQASEEPETALEYQPPDLTDYVNNLSVRKLREEYTRKCLELVFLGKMAVALMSKDDVAQDSRARSFHLYQISYSPSFFFHLLGETRGVMDYGTQEIDKNYHFINLSACHYYSDKDIIKNYETQARLDPENIGIYFDALNFIANFKGSYQLITYCRKQDVVGKEALDSALSLFGIDASDTDLSTVPDDLLLGIYRKESSQASQQKRSSLKNSLRLIAKAKKSQILQFYTAYEPYDNTYQAYSLLEVNESVDVDIIQTAYTVKVTDSPGLKIDCDRAIYTIAVSRRSMPLFNFLAEQCPAFNEFYSADKLTYQEALNLLQVNENASDDVILEVFQRKWHQEPVSSPDQFLISSSALTKIGQVRNSLLINRYLETGIIDVSCLPAGNWPTGLNNIGNTCYLNSLLQYYFCISPLRQSIVEYQKTLSEFHQSIGHLESKRRIGGREVSEAEVERSIQFVYQLRDLFTDMVHTENRYVTPTKELAYLAFAPSNIEVEFEGTPSSGSVGEAEDEEEGAIKETTEVIDLTSVPNAEQDIEMLDPVPSESEMIVEQFVDSPKDDKKQDAAEAIGTSTRVAKISSDQLENALEMGRQQDVTECIGNVLFQLESASEPTCLDTDGEQQDLIKQLFFGKLRQVLTPLNDPTKVRTKIERFVSLLVNVGDHPKDVYDALDQYFKNDVLQLEDGDVNRSVAIKELPAVLQIQIQRVYYDRERFMPFKSIEPLPFEDSIYMDRYMDTEDPVMLKKREEAATLKKELVTLKEKQRSLLDKNGSGMSFKSSLLETKRFLQSDVLENNDIESPNKEQSIQTIDSMLLKIDEELASVYHRIAFLEQKLSSHFDDFKQEGYSLFAVFIHRGEASYGHYWIYIKDSGKNGIWRKYNDESVTEAPESEVFNFSEGNTATPYFLVYVKNGQESQIEPLHRVTTKCAS
- the CAT5 gene encoding putative monooxygenase CAT5 (highly similar to uniprot|P41735 Saccharomyces cerevisiae YOR125C CAT5 Mitochondrial inner membrane protein directly involved in ubiquinone biosynthesis essential for several other metabolic pathways including respiration and gluconeogenic gene activation), with product MLRKSVSRPASRGFSVLKSLKTTESPKSTQNAKPNDRFKPLSDAQVAYLDRVVRVDQAGELGANYIYAGQYFVLASKYPHLKPVLHHMWEQEIHHHNTFNEMQLKRRVRPSLITPLWKLGAFIMGSGTALISPEAAMACTEAVETVIGGHYNDQLRCLNNQYELERNDGTKGHSQELSSLIATIKQFRDDELEHLDTAIEYDSHKAVPYILLTEGIKNVCRVAIWTAERV
- the IAH1 gene encoding isoamyl acetate-hydrolyzing esterase (similar to uniprot|P41734 Saccharomyces cerevisiae YOR126C IAH1 Isoamyl acetate-hydrolyzing esterase required in balance with alcohol acetyltransferase to maintain optimal amounts of isoamyl acetate which is particularly important in sake brewing), which gives rise to MSLKYQKFLLFGDSITEFAFNTRMSEDKGDQFSLGAALANVYTRKLDVVQRGFSGYNTRWALKLLPRILESEPTDDIVLSTVFFGSNDAVHDGSQKVELPEFIQINIDLVRLLKSKGIKPILIGPALHDADKWKSLRPEEVAKGVVRSNENNKRYSDALQEVARTENVAFVNLIETFSNQGGSDWRSLLNDGLHFSGKGYEVFYNELLKTIRVAYPEWAPENVTYKYPNWRDVEPDGSNI
- the BCS1 gene encoding bifunctional AAA family ATPase chaperone/translocase BCS1 (highly similar to uniprot|P32839 Saccharomyces cerevisiae YDR375C BCS1 Protein of the mitochondrial inner membrane that functions as an ATP-dependent chaperone required for the assembly of the cytochrome bc(1) complex from the Rip1p and Qcr10p proteins member of the CDC48/PAS1/SEC18 ATPase family), with translation MEDPSRTDNSPTAALNLEKIRSDSDGSMSGMVTGLFNQVAQGNPYFAAGGGLMILGSGLALARSGIIRLSGLLYRQLLVDLEIPSKDKSYLWFLEWMAKHPHRSSRHLSVETNFIQHDNGAVTTKFSLVPGPGNHLIKYKGAFMLIKRERSGKMIDMTNGAPFETVTLTTLYRDRLLFRDLLSDAKNLAVKSKDGKTVVFTSWGPEWRPFGQPKAKRLLPSVILDQGIKQSILKDVKEFLNNGKWYFERGIPYRRGYLLYGPPGSGKTSFIQALAGELDYNICIMNLSEANLTDDRLNHLMNNIPERSILLLEDIDAAFNKRAQSSEKGFQSGVTFSGLLNALDGVASSEETITFMTTNHPEVLDPAIMRPGRIDYKVFIGNATPYQLGQMFLKFYPGEEKLCKEFVDRASALNVPISTAQLQGLFVFNKDAPESALAMVETLKHPNHVF
- a CDS encoding KLTH0F15708p (no similarity); this translates as MCARNKNTNKGTFYTQEQSVWAPDLIQLLCLELDFRLKVSQADEKSFPFSNGAYSLAYGDTSTRAKLRETGIWKQNRSLLFT
- a CDS encoding KLTH0F15818p (no similarity), which encodes MLIISINSRIKKDLKLSLPKVKVVKLSHKNEIYKEIFPYDFVRYYNRHYIIINEGEVEVKDMLKPYSFSIKPEEKDLKQLVLKSDDLKFGKLYNTE